A DNA window from Desulfurobacteriaceae bacterium contains the following coding sequences:
- a CDS encoding BamA/TamA family outer membrane protein, with protein MKFKVCGLKESANMLDVSELKPDYIGLIFWSKSKRFVKDSTPELPNEIKKTGVFVDENVLRQIREETDKVCKFTNCQKVAYEVLRYLGYKVSLQKDKILIEGSEIIQDVAFEGIPDDVESSLEALRLILVKKKFDETLVENVRKLILLRLHSVGYRKAKVKVSILKRPDGYAVKFRVIPGPLFFIQTIKIKVSTKFKSKVEKTFRELVGKAVNTSEIKEKIEELEDYFLKQGYYNVSIDYKINDKTPSTTLVVSIDLGKLYVVKFKGNKSFSQKKLRKLLTFASSKSLDEFEIERSKKNIEIFYKNNGFPFVKVSFEFTEEQNISILTFLIREGKKVVIRKVAVSPTLKGKDISFLNSAKGVFSLKKVEKVKVKLKKIFEREGFRDVKVSYYLDGSTLVLKVFKGKKYKITGFSIIGARISFLEQKLPIPYSKEFVKELKEKILRYYLKKGYIDATVKIKEKISEAQEIANVYLYIYVTPGIQYKFCYVIVVGLKRTKLSLVRKLIVIKPSKLYSREDVVKQYSILSRTQLFSRVNVESFKTDGCINEIIRLEEASKLRVKGFVGFGTDTGFTTNGFISSTSPLGWGMRYTLLGNYRQKEGYDAVFRITKVAFPTKDYSVSYTIIRKEQLFESFTVDRIIHNFSINRQRGKKLFQALGFEVGNEKVFDTSINTQNSFIKRSMYVSQTYDKRNSKSNPSKGYMVYLKLAVSGGFLGGDTDYYLVESKSLFLMPLREKLVFAFRVAGGVIDPIADSPIPIQDRFYLGGAESIRGYKYGTVSPQDENGNFIGGNCFGFFSFELRYNLKKSLQLALFYDTGNVFEEPKEFNLRFSEWYSSVGIGFRYITPVGPLRFDYGYKLKRVEGQGPGRFHISFGFPF; from the coding sequence AGACAAATAAGAGAAGAAACCGATAAAGTTTGTAAGTTTACGAATTGTCAAAAAGTTGCTTACGAAGTATTAAGGTATCTTGGATACAAGGTTTCTTTACAAAAGGACAAAATTCTTATTGAAGGTTCTGAAATAATTCAGGATGTTGCCTTTGAAGGAATCCCTGATGATGTAGAAAGTTCCTTGGAAGCTTTACGGTTAATTTTGGTAAAGAAAAAGTTTGATGAAACCTTAGTCGAAAACGTGAGAAAGCTTATCCTTTTAAGACTTCATTCTGTTGGGTACAGGAAAGCCAAAGTTAAGGTATCTATTCTAAAGAGACCTGACGGCTATGCAGTAAAGTTCAGGGTTATACCCGGCCCTCTATTTTTCATACAAACTATTAAGATTAAAGTGTCCACCAAATTTAAGTCTAAGGTAGAAAAAACTTTTAGAGAACTTGTAGGAAAAGCTGTCAATACAAGCGAGATTAAGGAAAAGATAGAGGAACTGGAAGATTATTTTCTGAAGCAAGGATACTACAACGTTTCTATTGACTACAAGATAAACGACAAAACTCCTTCTACAACCTTAGTTGTAAGTATAGATTTAGGGAAACTTTACGTCGTAAAATTTAAAGGAAATAAATCTTTTTCTCAAAAGAAGTTAAGAAAATTACTAACTTTTGCTTCTTCTAAATCTTTAGATGAATTTGAGATAGAGAGGTCTAAAAAAAATATCGAAATTTTTTACAAGAATAACGGATTTCCTTTTGTAAAAGTTTCCTTTGAATTTACAGAAGAACAGAATATATCCATTTTGACCTTCCTTATAAGAGAGGGAAAAAAAGTAGTAATTAGAAAAGTTGCAGTAAGTCCGACCTTAAAGGGTAAAGACATTAGCTTTTTAAATTCGGCTAAAGGCGTCTTTTCCTTGAAGAAAGTTGAAAAGGTCAAAGTTAAGTTAAAGAAAATTTTCGAACGGGAAGGTTTTAGGGATGTAAAAGTTAGTTACTATTTAGATGGAAGTACTCTAGTTCTTAAAGTCTTCAAAGGAAAGAAGTATAAAATAACTGGTTTTTCGATAATAGGAGCTAGGATTTCTTTTTTGGAACAAAAGCTACCTATTCCCTATTCAAAAGAATTTGTAAAAGAGTTGAAGGAAAAGATTTTGCGCTATTACCTTAAGAAGGGGTATATTGACGCTACTGTCAAAATAAAAGAAAAAATCAGCGAAGCGCAAGAAATTGCTAATGTTTACCTTTACATATATGTAACACCGGGAATTCAGTACAAATTTTGCTATGTAATAGTTGTAGGTCTTAAGAGAACAAAACTAAGTCTTGTTAGAAAATTAATAGTTATTAAACCATCGAAATTGTATAGTAGAGAAGATGTAGTAAAGCAATACTCCATACTTTCCCGTACCCAGCTTTTTTCAAGGGTAAACGTTGAAAGCTTCAAAACAGATGGCTGTATTAACGAAATAATCCGCCTAGAAGAAGCCTCTAAACTTAGGGTTAAAGGTTTTGTCGGTTTTGGAACAGATACGGGATTTACTACCAACGGTTTTATTTCAAGTACTTCCCCTTTAGGTTGGGGTATGAGATATACACTTTTGGGAAACTATAGGCAGAAAGAAGGTTACGATGCTGTTTTCAGGATAACAAAGGTGGCTTTTCCTACTAAGGACTATTCTGTTTCTTACACTATAATCAGAAAAGAACAGCTTTTTGAAAGTTTTACGGTAGATAGGATAATTCATAACTTCTCTATAAACCGCCAACGGGGAAAAAAACTTTTTCAGGCCTTAGGTTTTGAAGTAGGAAATGAGAAAGTGTTTGATACTTCTATAAATACCCAAAACTCTTTTATTAAAAGATCGATGTACGTTTCTCAGACTTATGATAAGAGAAACAGTAAATCTAATCCTTCTAAAGGTTATATGGTCTACTTAAAGCTTGCTGTTTCAGGAGGTTTTTTGGGAGGAGATACAGATTACTACTTGGTAGAATCAAAAAGTCTTTTTCTAATGCCTTTAAGGGAAAAATTGGTTTTTGCTTTTAGAGTTGCTGGCGGAGTAATAGATCCTATAGCGGATAGTCCTATTCCCATTCAGGATAGGTTCTACCTTGGGGGAGCTGAAAGCATTAGAGGTTACAAATACGGAACAGTTTCTCCTCAAGATGAAAATGGAAACTTCATAGGAGGAAATTGTTTTGGCTTCTTTAGTTTTGAACTTAGATACAATTTAAAGAAAAGCCTTCAACTTGCACTTTTTTATGATACTGGAAATGTTTTCGAAGAACCGAAAGAATTTAACTTGAGGTTTTCAGAGTGGTATTCTTCTGTTGGAATAGGATTTAGATACATTACTCCCGTTGGTCCTTTGCGTTTTGATTACGGATATAAACTTAAAAGAGTCGAAGGACAAGGACCGGGAAGGTTTCACATATCGTTCGGTTTTCCATTCTAA